A single Calypte anna isolate BGI_N300 chromosome 5A, bCalAnn1_v1.p, whole genome shotgun sequence DNA region contains:
- the ZNF408 gene encoding zinc finger protein 408, with product MWQKKFLTPPCHPRLCRCSDTVRCHRRGRTEQGGGSSSSTGWSPARLSHPSSLPHCQRHRSDPSSAASEPSHSPPRCRDRGARSPLPDGVFLPPPGGTLQPLRRASSPPRPAAQDKAAVPPLPHEGTDCAHRPPRPVLLPVPVTGTCRHRRPARPGPPVCQHPQHPPPAGSARPVARGTPPRPVLCRTLSGGTCRPFAAFRGMEGPGSGSDLSPGGGEEAPGAICPLLRSLPAGLALGPSLSRARAMGVWCVGRALPAGALLGPPGGVREEAAGPGPCWRSLVQRSPKEAEANVELGRAGSWLRARRSIAAGTELLYWPQETRGAAAEQLQSAVGEGIAVPREAGPRRLPAAEEQGDGASPGGTSAEPLAGDLNVCEVVAEDTTVLDVPAEVRRPLLKGVHRLQDEERTASKWEPWQAKVLRTEDLHLETISTIKATDRCKGVDHTAENVEMGHKEARLGDMDPLSHSNGVRLSAPMVVKPCKVHALSSQLQKCTQDCGVRTAGHKLQQPNPSGGVSVETCEKDTKASKDSKLASPEPSENGPLEKPKEQEECTEIVEGHSGSPDPPLKAPSRNETVKRRHRCGECGKAFLQLCHLRKHRFVHTGHKPFLCTECGKGYSSEESFKAHLLAHRGVRPFQCPQCEKAYRTQRDLRDHQLLHTGQRPFSCQLCGKAFARRPSLRLHRKIHLAPGAAPRGCPCAVCGQCLSSPGSLRSHMRLHSGERPYPCPHCGRAFRQQSHLRQHLRLHTGEKPHRCRFCGSAFPALPELRRHLISHTGEAHLCAVCGKALRDPHTLRAHERLHAGERPFRCECCGKAYALATKLRRHQKSHQADKPYRCQLCGMGYALPQGLARHALTHEAAKDPEGIGVAAASLAVDLPQVAKKSQRKGHQEEVAAEPMSLVVEGQGPANGAELLLTHCVTTRQSQGSLLDPGARERPAGCLPSARDMIEITITEHEEKCVIVQDEGSPNDVVVIQEGVGFGAVAEVVEVETGT from the exons ATGTGGCAGAAGAAGTTTTTA ACCCCCCCTTGTCACCCCCGCCTCTGCCGCTGCTCTGACACCGTCCGGTGCCACCGCCGGGGACGGACGGAACaaggcggcggcagcagcagcagcacgggCTGGAGCCCGGCCCGGCTttcccaccccagcagcctGCCACACTGCCAACGCCACAGAAGTGACCCAAGCTCCGCGGCCTCCGAGCCCTCGCACTCTCCGCCCAGGTGCCGGGACCGCGGCGCCCGCAGCCCTTTACCAGACGGGGTCTTCCTGCCGCCTCCCGGCGGGACG CTTCAGCCCCTCCGGCGGGCCtcctccccgccccgcccggcAGCCCAGGACAAGGCCGCCGTGCCCCCGCTGCCTCACGAAGGGACAGACTGCGCTCACCGGCCACCACGCCCCGTCTTACTACCGGTACCTGTTACCGGTACCTGCCGCCACcgccgcccggcccggcccggcccgcccgTCTGTCAGCACCCGCAGCATCCGCCGCCCGCCGGAAGCGCGCGGCCCGTCGCCCGGGGAACACCGCCCCGCCCCGTCCTCTGCCGGACGCTGTCCGGGGGTACCTGCCGCCCCTTCGCAGCGTTCCGCGGCATGGAGGGCCCCGGCTCCGGTTCCGACCTCTCCCCCGGCGGCGGTGAGGAGGCTCCCGGAGCGATCTGCCCGCTGCTGCGGAGCCTGCCGGCCGGGCTGGCCCTGGGGCCGTCGCTGTCCCGGGCGCGGGCCATGGGCGTGTGGTGTGTGGGCCGGGCCCTGCCGGCTGGCGCGCTCCTAGGGCCGCCCGGCGGGGTCCGGGAggaggcggcggggccggggccgtGCTGGAGGAG CCTGGTACAGCGGAGCCCGAAGGAGGCGGAGGCCAACGTGGAGCTGGGCCGGGCGGGCAGCTGGCTGCGGGCTCGGCGATCCATCGCGGCGGGCACCGAACTGCTCTACTGGCCCCAGGAGACCCGCGGGGCCGCGGCGGAGCAGCTGCAGTCGGCCGTAGGCGAGGGGATAGCGGTGCCACGGGAGGCCGGGCCGAGGAGGCTGCCGGCGGCCGAGGAGCAGGGGGACGGGGCCTCTCCCGGCGGGACGTCGGCGGAGCCCCTCGCAG gGGATCTCAATGTCTGCGAGGTGGTAGCTGAGGACACCACAGTCCTTGATGTCCCTGCTGAGGTTAGGAGGCCACTCCTCAAGGGTGTCCATAGGCTGCAAGACGAGGAAAGGACAGCTTCCAAATGGGAGCCATGGCAAGCCAAGGTGCTGAGGACTGAGGATCTGCACCTCGAGACCATCTCAACCATTAAGGCCACTGACAGGTGCAAGGGTGTGGATCACACAGCAGAAAACGTGGAGATGGGCCATAAAGAGGCGCGTCTGGGAGACATGGATCCATTGTCACACTCAAATGGGGTTCGACTCAGTGCTCCCATGGTTGTGAAGCCATGCAAGGTGCATGCTCTGTCCAGCCAGCTCCAGAAGTGCACGCAGGACTGTGGTGTCAGGACAGCTGGGCACAAACTCCAGCAGCCCAACCCTTCCGGAGGAGTGAGTGTTGAGACTTGCGAGAAAGACACCAAAGCTTCCAAAGACTCCAAGCTGGCATCCCCAGAGCCCAGTGAAAACGGCCCACTGGAGAAAcccaaggagcaggaggagtgCACAGAGATTGTGGAGGGTCATTCTGGCAGCCCAGACCCCCCACTAAAAGCTCCCTCCCGGAACGAGACAGTCAAACGCAGGCACCGCTGCGGGGAGTGCGGCAAagccttcctgcagctctgccacctcAGGAAGCACCGCTTTGTCCACACTGGCCACAAGCCCTTCCTCTGCACTGAGTGTGGCAAGGGCTACAGTTCAGAGGAGAGCTTCAAAGCCCACCTGCTGGCCCACCGGGGTGTGCGGCCCTTCCAGTGCCCGCAGTGCGAGAAGGCGTACCGCACCCAGCGAGACCTGCGGGaccaccagctcctgcacaCGGGCCAGCGCCccttctcctgccagctctgcgGAAAGGCCTTCGCGCGCCGGCCCTCGCTCCGCCTGCACCGCAAGATCCACCTGGCGCCGGGGGCCGCTCCCCGGGGCTGCCCCTGCGCCGTCTGCGGGCAGTGCCTATCCAGCCCCGGCTCCCTGCGCAGCCACATGCGGCTGCACAGTGGGGAGCGGCCATACCCCTGTCCCCACTGCGGCAGGGCCTTCCGGCAGCAGAGCCACCTGCGCCAGCACCTGCGCCTGCACACGGGCGAGAAGCCGCACCGGTGCCGCTTCTGCGGCAGCGCCTTCCCCGCGCTGCCCGAGCTGCGCCGACACCTCATCTCCCACACCGGGGAGGCTCACCTCTGCGCCGTCTGCGGCAAAGCCCTGCGGGACCCACACACCCTGCGCGCCCACGAGCGCCTGCACGCCGGCGAGCGGCCGTTCCGCTGCGAGTGCTGCGGCAAGGCCTATGCCCTGGCCACCAAGCTGAGGCGACACCAGAAGTCCCACCAGGCTGACAAGCCTTACCGCTGCCAGCTCTGCGGCATGGGCTATGCCCTTCCTCAGGGCCTCGCGCGACACGCGCTCACCCACGAGGCAGCAAAGGACCCCGAGGGAATCGGCGTCGCCGCGGCCTCACTCGCTGTGGACCTACCCCAGGTGGCAAAGAAGTCTCAGAGGAAGGGCCaccaggaggaggtggcagcagagcccaTGTCGCTCGTGGTGGAGGGGCAGGGGCCAGCGaatggggctgagctgctgctcactcACTGTGTTACTACTCGCCAGTCTCAGGGCAGCCTCCTGGATCCTGGGGCACGTGAAAGGCCCGCGGGGTGTTTGCCATCAGCAAGGGACATGATTGAAATCACCATCACTGAGCACGAGGAGAAATGCGTTATAGTGCAAGATGAGGGTTCACCCAATGATGTGGTTGTCATCCAAGAAGGGGTGGGCTTTGGAGCAGTGGCAGAAGTAGTGGAGGTTGAGACCGGGACCTGA